ccatttgttcaCCTAATCTGTGATTCTTGTTGGTTATTAGCTTAACCATATAGGGTCAAGATGGCTAGTGATAATTCAGCCAAAAAAATGTTAAAGGTCTTATTTCTGGTTCGTATGTTACCATAAATCTGTTGATCATCGCCGCATTTATAACTTTTCACGCGAGATAGACAAGATAGAAAATCACAAAAAGTGGAAGAGAAAAAAgtgacttttgtttctttttctttaattttttgagATCCAATTAGTTAAGATGTGTGTTATGTATGGAATGAGGGttaatataattattttgtaattatcaagggaggtaagtgatattttaaaaattttaagggTGCTAAGTGCTATTAAAAGAAACCTCAGGGgtggtttctgatattatcccttttTGTAATTACTCTTTTTTAGCAGTAGCAGTCATCAAAACTCTTTTTGTTCTTTGAAAGTATTTTTCTCTAAATTGCCATTGGTTGTGCGTGCATCCCCATGTTTCTCTCTCCCTTCTTTCTAGACAAACTCTTTAACCAAAACTTCATTCAACCCTCCCATGAGCGAGAGATTAGATTTTTCTAACACTTCCCACTGGAGAAGCCCTCTCTATAATTACAACCAAGAATTTCTTCTCTTCTGGTATTGTCTAATGAGAGTTTTCTGCTTTCCTAAACTTTTCAAGTGAGAATTTTCTTCCCTCTTAAGATTCGGAGTGAGCGTTTTAggtaattttttaatttttcttttattggatCCGAATTTTTTCAAGTTTTGCTTATCGAATCTAGAATTTTTTGAATCCATTCAACATATCTCACCATAGAGTTGAAACAGCTAAACAGTTAATCAACAAATTTGATAATTGAAAACATACACAGATATTCGTGAAATTacaattattttatcttattttttaaatttgaaactTTATAGTGTAATTTTTACGTATTCTTCAGATCTGCAATATCCATTCTTTAGATATTCTCTTTGATATCTGTATATGTTTGATAATGTAACTTCTATCATTAGTGCAAATCTTAATGAAATCATAATgctttatcaaaaaaaattttattaaataacCCAGACAAAAAATTCGATGAAGGGTTATAGCTGTTAATTATAATTCCGGTTGTTATTTTTCCCATTTGAATGGACCAATGAATTGAACAATCAAGTAGCTCTATAACATCTTCAGGAACTGAAAGGATGAATGCTTGGGCAATAAGGGGTATACATAATTATTCAACCATTACTTCTAACATACAtgagaaaattacaaaaaaaaaaaaaaaaaaagcaactctATTGTTAGATGCAAGGAATCCATCCTAGACGGATGACTGAAGCCCAATAATCCCTGCAGAACACAAAATGAGAAATCAAACATTGAGCCACCATATACATGGAGGAAAGAATGGCTGGCTCAAAGACATTGCGGGCTGTGTGTATGTAAGCGTTGGGGAGGACAAGGAGGGAAAGGGGAAGGTGTGGGGGAAGCAAACATCCCTGATATCCAGGTGTAGGGAAGCGAATATTAGCTCTTCAATAATCCATCCCAAAACGCCAATCTTCCACTCTAAATATCATTCAATagagtttgaaaaattaaatcttggaaatgttcaaaagggaaaCAAAAAATTGGTGACCTCTCTTCCAGGCATCTTTTCTATTTTCTGAACACAGGGAACTTCCAGCAAGTAACTAGTTACTATACTTTCTTTCTCCTCATTGTAGGCAAAACTTGTTGAGTATCTCATCATCATAGATTGGTGCCCATGCAACAATTGCAATTATTCTGTGCATGTTGTGCGGTAAGTGCTAGGATGGAGAGGGAGATAGAAAGAACTGTTGTGTATTTTAACATAGATTGGTGTCCATCCCACAATTTCCACTATTCTTTGTATGTTCTGTCGGTGACCGCTAGGGGACAGAGATGATAAAAGTAAAAGCTAGTTTTaaatggtgaaatcatataaatatatacatgggtttcaaacaaaattattagttttaaacccttatatatatctattgaataacATGCGTAAAACtatgattagcatgtttagatGAAATCCAATAGAGATAAATTACGTGTTATTTGTACTGTTcagataaaatcaaatagacatatacgtgggtttatagaaaaaaagctatttatacacatgatcaatgaggaatgaaaaaattcattttgaaaaatgtgagagatggaaaaattcattttttgaaatgtgaggaacaaaacaattcattttgtaaaaagttagggacgaaaaaatttattttgtgaaatgtgagggactatgaatcagattatgtaaaaaattgatttgacaattttgtcattcaaaaatgatcacatgcaagtcacgtggtgaattccggccaaaaactaggcagaaacctaggtagggaccaaatttggttaatttgaatttgtaagggacgtaattacacttttaaaagtgagggacgaaaaaagtcatcttataaaatgtgagaaacgttttgaacgattttctcTATTGAAAATAAGTTAAATTTAATTCAATTACAACAAATAGTGATTGATTTTGCATAATTTAAttaaaagaaagtaaaaacATACATAAAATTCAAATGTGTTACGTGAGTGCAAATGTTATGGTTTTTTATTCTGAAAGGTGCTTTTGtaatatagccaaaatataaagATGGCCAAACTATGATGCATGTAAATAATAATTAGAGTTAATTACCCTTTGCTTAATTACACTTTGCCCTTTTGAACTTGGGTTCTTGTAACACTTTGCCTCCTAAACTCCAAATATACACACTTTACCTCTCGTGATAAAATTTTTGATGGGGTTAAgatgaaactatatttttcaTGACCAAAATATCCCTGACTAATTCTTAAACGCACATAATAATTGCAATACTATTTCTTTAATAgttattaaatgcatttaaacatAATTACACTATGCATTTCGACCTTTTAgcattaaaataaattagataatCCACAAAAAAGAAGTCTAAGCAATTCAATATGTTTATATCAATGCTGATAGCAATACTTATTTTAAATGACATAAAATTAATTAGTGCATTTGGAGTGAAAATTATttggttatatttttttattgtagcactttttaatgcattttatatgataaaaaaatatgattaaaaaataaaaatgtattgaaaaacatatttagagaatcttcatttttttttgaaaaaaatatataattgaaACAAAATACAAACCAAGGTATGAATGCAATGTAAAAATACCAAATAGCATTTATTGACTTATGAAAGTTGTAAGGTAAATAAATATTATCAAAACCAATCCATTCACAATTTAAAGGAAGAAAGATAAGCGATAGAAAACATGTGCAGAAGTTTTAggaattttaaattcttttttctccaTAGTACAATACTTTTATCCATTGGTATTGTACcatcgttttttttttatttttaaaatcatgtgattttgtttttttttctaataagatGTTTTGTATTTCAATTAAATGTATGGCATTATTTTAGAATCATTATGTATGGGTGTTTTGTTATATCCTACCTTCAATGAAAAAAATCTAAGGGTGGTGTCAAAACATCTTTTTGGTCAAGTAAGATCTGTGTACCTACTAGCTCCTAATACAAATCCCTTTAGGTTCTCTCCCTGTAGTTCAGGATAAAATAAGTTATACACTTGTTATTGTCtccgaaaaaaaagaaaaaaattattgacATGGCAGCTAACGTGACATTACACACATCATTCCTCACAGACAAAATCCTTAGTCTATTATGTCTGTCCACTTTTCTGTCCAATGTAAAACTACTATTCTGTCCAGTGCAAAACTACTAGTAACGCTTTATATTCCACTGCATTCCTCAAGGTACAGTAGCCGTCATTGTTCTTTGaaagtatttttctcaaaattgccttaggttttgtgtgtgtgtttattgTCTTTTTAGTTTCATCCTACTCTTGGGGTCCTTTGGTTTGTatcctaaaataaaaatatttgtaaactcacctataaggttttttttttttttttttttttgtcaaaaacgATAAGAATATTGTGATACCGATAATCCacattgccaaaaaaaaaaaagtagaattcTGATTGGATACCAATCCAATTTTGGCAAAAACTCTTTGGGGGGTTTTGAGGAATCTCTCTGCTGATCACTCAGAGGAATTTTCCCTCCAACCCTTATGTTCGGAGCCCCTCGTGCCTTTGGCCTCATTGTCCAAACCTAGGCTTTGTTGCTCTCTTGGCATTTGGGCTTTGGGGTTGGAGATGGAGGTCATGTGCTCTAGTAGTGTTGGCATGGAAAGCCTTCTGAGCTCAGCAATGGTGGCTTTGTTGGCTGAGATTTCAACTTCGGTTGTAAAGTCTTCGTCCCTGCTTTTAGTGGTAAAttccaactctctctctctctctctctgtctctctcacTGTCTATTTTAGTgcagatttttttccttttctttatgtATAAACATATTTTCTTTGTGGGTTCTGTTTGTGGTGCAATTTTCATTGACTTTGTGCAAAGACTGAATTTTTGTATGTAAATTTGTTAAACATGGTTCTGTCTTGATCTATGTGTTGAGTaaagttttaatttttgataTTAGTACGATGTTTTTATTCTACCTTTTGTTTCTTACAAGGTGCTAAATGTTTTTATGCGGTTTTGGATAATGCCAGAGTGTTTCAAGCTTCTGAGCAGAagattttgaatgaaaaaatttgGCCCTTTTTGTAAAGTAAGCTTTTGTAGCATAGATATGTATACTGGGTATTGAGATGTGTATTCTGCTGTTGGTGatgattttgttttccttttgactACAAAGTGGAAGTATATGTATTCTGGATTTGGGTTTGGGAACTTGGGTGAAGCGGCACAAATTTTCATCTGTTTGTTCTCTTCTGGGGCTTTTGCATTACTGGTATTGGTCTACTGATACCTTAGTTAAATATTCCCGGAGCTTGCTAATGcaaaattgttatttatttcCAGTTAATCTTCGTTGTCTTCAAGTTGAAAATAAAATAGTCGCTTTGATATAGGGTAAATACACCATCTGTGGTATCAGTACAAGGTGGATGACACTGGGATTTAATTGGTGCAATTTTGCTGATGTTTCTCTATGCATCTTGATTACTAGCCAATAGACTTTTCTTTCATGACTTTATTCATCAAGGATTTGTATAGCCATAGGCCAGTAGTCTATTTAGGGTGATTGGGGGAAACTGTAAAAAAGTTTGTTAAGAGTTTATATAAAATACTTTTGGGGTCATTGTTTGAATTTTCATGAGTGGGGTGCTCCAGAGGAAGCAAAATGAGAGGACTTCGCATCTGTCTTCCAAACCACTAGGCTTTCTTGCTGAGGAATTTTATAGTAGCTTCACACTCTGCAAGTAATGTATCTTGAAGGTTTATCATAACCTAGTTAATTCTCAGCCTTTAATGAAAAAGACAAAGTATCTTTACCATAATCATGTGAGATGCACAACATTTATGGGTTGCTTAACAGCCTGTCATTCCCTCCACTGTCCTCTGCTCTTCCTCTTGATTTGAGATTTTACCCTGCATATTTCCTGTTAGGAGTTTAGGTCAGAATTTTGTTTGCATTATCAGGGACCTTTTGTATAATTTGGGCACATGAACTTCATGTTCATCATTTAGcttcattttgtaattttccccattcaacattttttttttgggaaatgtATGCACTTTATCTCTTTTTGTCTGCTCTATGACATACCTACCATTATCTTCTTTTCTACGTGTCTCAGGACCACTGTCGAACTTTTTTCTTAATCAGATTTTATCTTGTTAAGCTGTAAAAGACCTTGTGTAATTATATTTGGAGGGGATCCAGGACAAATGGAATTACCATCGAGTTCCCTAGGGAGCCAAGGCAAATGGAGAGGTTTCTTTCTctcgtcttcttcttccttaccATCCCAAAGTGAAATTCAGTTATGAGTTTCCATAATTTGTTTGCAGGCTGTCAAAAGCTGATCTGTCCATGGAAAAGCAGCCTGACCCTGAGACCAAGGATGCCAGTGAAACTGAGGATGATGGTGAAGACAATGATGGCGGTGAGGATGAGGAAGACTTTTCTGGTGAAGAGGAGGATGATGAGGATGACAAAGATTCTGAGGATGAGCCGGAGGCCAATGGTGATGGTGGAAGTGGGGATGATGACAATGacgatgaagatggagatggagAGGAAGAGGACGATGAGGAAGGAGAAGATTAAGAGACTCCCCAGCCACCTGCTAAAAAGAGGAAATGATCTTGAAGGGCTTGCACTTGTTTTGCCTTTGCTACAATGGCTCCGGAAGCTGGAGCTTAGATTAAGGGTTAGGGTCACAGTTTAGCTGGTGTTGATGCCAGAATATAGGATCCATAATTCATGTTTAAGTCATTAAAGTGGTTGATTAATTCAAGTCCAAAATTCCACCCTCAATACATGTTAACTTTCTCACATTTACTCatttattgttatttaattgGACAAATCTGACCTTGCACTTCTCGACTTTGCCTAATGTAATACAACCAATTTGACAATTGCAAATCAATTTGAATTTTGTCACATGACCTTACACTGTTACACACGCTcacatttacttttttttttttttttttgtaaatgtatgagggggggttttttttttttttttaaactttcttTACATAAATTTTACTCACTAGTATAAGGTCAAATAAATGTAAAATCTTTATTCTCCATAATCAAACGAAAAGTAGGAATTGAGGAAAATTTAACCCATCTTGTTGATCTAACAAGTTCCACTATGGATCATTTTTCTTGCAATTTATTAGATTTAAGTAGTTATTGAATAACATGCACTAGTTGGTGGAAATTTTGATTCTTCATCCTACTAGGAatgtaggtttttttttttaaaatattatttgtgtTGCATCGTAAACAAAAATGTCAACCAACTTTTTATATTctcaactattttttttttatttcacatacattatattacaaaaaaaaaatattacagttgtGTTATTCTAAATAATTTGTCCGAATGATCTCCTACCCAAATACACTCTTATATATTATATCCACAAGCACCAATTAGACAAGTCAAATTCAAAATATATCATTGACCATAATTAATGAGTGTGATAACCGAATTACAAGTAACTCAACCCAAGTTACCAAATTGTGATGACTAATCCCTCCCATATTTGGTTTCCAAATTGACACTTTCCAACCGACCCGTTCGAATTTACCGTTGCAAGTCGGGTCACTCTAGTAAGCCAAAATTAGCCGTTTGCCAGCAATCAGTGGACACTATATATATGCTCGCATCTGTGTTCttactttccaaaatttcaagagagatagagagagcgggataggagagggagagggggagggaaaaatcagaaaatcggGGACGCATTTGTTTCTTGAGAAAagagttgctttttttttttgtggcttGATTCTGTCCAGAGTTGGCTGTTTTCTGGAGCTGTGAAGAAAGCTTTTTGAGGAGAAACGATTTCAGGCAAGTATTATTTCTCTTCTgctttctattttttgtttcctttcccTGGAGATTAGATTCTTCAAATTCCGTGCTTTCCTGCTATGCATATTTGCTTTCAATATCCGTTATTTGCCCTCAATTGTGACCTAGTGGCGAATTTTCAGCGAATTTGTCCGATTCATGTCTTCGCTTTTGGTGGGTTTAGACCTAGTTATATTGAATTTTGCTTCCAATTTAGTACTGATGGTGtagattgcttttttttttttatttaaataaaatttgtttggataatGCCAGAGTGTTTCAAGCTTCTGATCAGAAGATTTTGTATCAAAAAAACTTTTGTAGTATAGATATGTATGCTGGGTATTGAGATGCGTATTCTGCTGTGGTGatgattttgttttccttttgactACAAAAGCCCCAGAAGGTCTAATTTTTACATGTCAAATTGAGATGTGTCTACTTTTTACATGTTAGAAACTGAAGGTCTTAGAGTGTTGatgcaatttgaaatttaaaaaaagagaaataaaatgaaattagtTAGCAGTTGTTTCAAGCACTTTTGTACCCCTACAAAGTTTTCATATCCATATCGGTAGGCCAAGAATTCACAAAGCGGTATACAAAGGCTGTGAGTTGACCGATGAAGTCCCTCCAATCCTCTAAACACGTATGACCTGAGATTAAAACAACATCAACCTCAAATTTGCATTCTTGAttcttcaaatttaaattttggctCTATTGAAAAGCCCTTCAGTTTTTTACTATCTGTTGCACCTTCTTAAGTGCAAGAGGAGCCAATTATGCATGCCTATCTCCTTTTTtctgaaaattgaaatctaGTGATTTTTAAGGCCCACACTACTACAGGCATCGCCCACTTAATTCCAGTAATTTCATTAGTCTATATCAACAATCTGCAGCCATCTCCCAATTAGATTTCAAATTGTCTAGTGTGATTTTTTGTTGTCTTCGTTGGGTTTCAGCCTTTAATGTTATGTGGCATAATTCGAAAACATGAACTGATCTCATGGACTGATTGTGCACTTTGTTACATATTTTAGTGTCAAAATGACTCAAATCAATACAAGTATTAATCAAAGCATTTAAAGCAGGCTGCATGTAATTGTTTACTAACCATTTTGGCCTCAAATAGTGTAGTTGCTTGACTCAAGACACCTTGTGGTTTAAATGACGTGCCGTTGCCCTATATGGCTTATTTCATCGACTCATATACCTGTCTATTCGATAGGGAATGGGTTCTTTTTTTTGTAAGCCAAAAAGGGATAGATGGTACCATATGGAGTTTTTGAGTCTTTCAAGTACACTATCAATGGCCAGAATTTTTTAGTGAATAATTTCTTTGTTGCCTACATTAAAATCTTTGGCTAATACTTTTAATGATTTTAGACATATTGAGACTGAAATATGAAACGTAACTGCACGATTAGTGCATGTGTTAGTTTATATTTTTGAACTATGCTGCTTATCAGTAGAGATTGAAACCCCATAGAGAGAATaatgaatcacactagaaaattTTAGTTCTGATTTAGAAATGGCTGTAGATTGTTGACAGAGacaaatgaaatttttggaatgaaatggctgttgattgtttttttaaaaaaaaaaaaaatttgtttgaacACTCATAATTGTTGTGTCTATGTTTTATGTTGTGTGTTAGAAACTGAACGTCTTAGTGTGTTCTGTCTACCTCTCTGTTTTGGGACTGGTTTAAGCAAGATTACCATAATCTTTTATGTTGATGCaatttgaaagttaaaaaagagaaaataaaatgaaattagtTAGCTACTGTTTCTCCATGGTTGTTTCATAATTGAAGGGTAGTCATATGGGGTTCCGTACAGTGGTTCTTTATTCTCTTATTTGGGTTTTGATATCTCATGGTAAACGGCATAATGCAGAAACGTAAATTTAGCTCGTAGATTGCTTGTTAATGTATTTTTTTCGGTATTTATAATATCAAGACAATTAACAAAAGCCAGTGAAATATGAATTAAGGAATATAGTGTTGGCAACTAGTAAAAGATTGACTAGATTTTATGGCCCCAGACAGTGGAGGTGCTCGAATCACAAAGCTCCGATGGTTTAAATACTATACCATCTGCCCTTCATGGCTTATTTTTATCTACTTGTAAATCTATCCATTTGGTGGGTTAATGGGTACTTTTTTTGGTAAGCTGCAAAGGGGTAGAAGGTATATTTCTAAACCAAAGGGAGCTTTTGAGTCCTGCAACTAGACTATCCAGGGCCGAAAAGTTAACTTAATACTTACTTTTAACACTTTTAATGCTTACTTTTAACACTTTGATTTAGTTTTACTAACGCTAATCATTTTTAGATTGAAGTATGAAGAACTTTAGATTTTCTGTTGCATGGTCTGTTCTCACTGTTGAATTGTACAATTTGtcttttcttgctttatttTTGCATCAGCTGTCTTTTGTTATGCTTAGTACACTTACTGAAAGACATGAAGCTTGATTACAATAGTGCTGCCCAGGCATGTTCTGTAGTAATTTGTCTTGTGAATGATGATATTCCTTTGTCATATTGCATTTGATATTAACTGATCTTGGTGATTATAAGGGGAttctaggaaaaaaaaaaagaaaaaagatttgtTATAGTAGCTAAAGACTTAGAATGGATTGCTAACAATTTCTTTAGTTGTTAACTGGCAACAAAACTGTTGCTGTCTTTCATTTAGGCTTTTAACTTTTCCTTGTGACAATACGCATGAGCCACTTTTGGTTTCACTGTATACCATCTGCCCAATTGTTGGGTAAAAAGTATATGTTTGCCAGTCAACAGTATCTCTACTTGTTTCTATCTTCCCTCTTTTGTCATTGAGGAACTCCTGAATGAAAATCCTACTGCCACTGCCATTCTTATATGAATAGGCCTCTCTTTTCCCTCCAGGTTTCCTTTCAGATGATTCAACAGATTCTAGCTTTGTTACTGATTTCTCCATTTGCTTCTCCTTTTTCCTTGCAAGAAATTATTTTAACAAACTTGTTtccttcccttttccttttcttttatcttttttttttttttggaatccTTGCTTTCTTCACTGTTATTCTTTCAATTCTGTTCATCTGATGCCTGTTTGTTCTTCATACTTCAATATGAGTTAATCTGGGTATATCCTCTTGCTGAAAAATGTAATTTCATAGTATAGTTGTATATGCATGGTTGTCTTGTACTTCAAGGTAGGAGTTGGACTTCTTACGGTTTTGTTTTTTGTCCTgcttttccttcttgtatttgaTTGTCCATGCTC
The Coffea arabica cultivar ET-39 chromosome 6c, Coffea Arabica ET-39 HiFi, whole genome shotgun sequence genome window above contains:
- the LOC113692236 gene encoding uncharacterized protein isoform X2, with amino-acid sequence MERLSKADLSMEKQPDPETKDASETEDDGEDNDGGEDEEDFSGEEEDDEDDKDSEDEPEANGDGGSGDDDNDDEDGDGEEEDDEEGED
- the LOC113692236 gene encoding uncharacterized protein isoform X1; this encodes MEVMCSSSVGMESLLSSAMVALLAEISTSVVKSSSLLLVTLCNYIWRGSRTNGITIEFPREPRQMERLSKADLSMEKQPDPETKDASETEDDGEDNDGGEDEEDFSGEEEDDEDDKDSEDEPEANGDGGSGDDDNDDEDGDGEEEDDEEGED